The DNA window CACCTTCAAAATCAAAGGTCTTTGAAAGTCCTAAACCATAACCACTGCTATTTGTGTCATAATTAAACGCATATTCAGTATCTATACTTATATCCCAAAAAGGGATAATCTTCATGTACCCACCATATACACCCACGTCGGATATTATAAACATATTTACAAGATTAGGTAGCTCTCCCGCCACCTGATTCAATGAGCTTATTCCCAAATAAAGTTTTTCATTTGGATTATAATTTAAACCATTATAAAAAGCATTTCTAAAGGCAATAAACTCGTCTTCCATGGTAGCATACTCTTCTTTTGAAAGCATTGGCACCATGGATAAAACAGAGAAATCGTAATCTAGTTTATCATTAAAAGAATAAGAAATAGCCAAGGTATCATAATAAGGAGAGTTATCAGATAAGACGAGATTGTATTTCATAGGACCATATGAAAGAGGGACTCTTCCCACCAAAAAACTAAGATCTTCTTTATTATAAGATAAATAAGAATAAGTGGGAAAATCTAAAGAGATATAAACCAAAGACGGAAGGTTGAAAAGACTGTAATTTTCGTAAGTAAAATAAGAGGTATCACTTAACCTGAAATCAGCGATGAACTGGGCATAAAAATAATCGCTATAATAGTTTTTGATTCCGAACGTGAATAAATTCCCGTTTTCTACAACAAAATCCCTGAATAAGACTTCGTTTATATCTGTGCTTCTATACCAGCCTCCAGATAGGTTAAAATTATCTATGATTCTATCTTCGTATTTTAAATCCATTGAAAAGTGTATATGATTTTCAAAACCTTCTGGAGTGCTTTTTAAATCTCCATAAATTGGGTATTTTAAATAGACTTCCCCTAACTTTTTAAAATAGTATTCGGGATCATTTTCTGTTAGCAGATTGGCAGCTGAGAAACTAAATATTGTCAACAAAATGTTTATTAAAAAAAGATAAAATCTTTTCATTTAAATCACTTGATTTTTAACACAAAATATTCCCAAAAGTTCCTAAGATAAACAACTATCGGAAGGGCGATAAGAATGCCTAAAAAACTAAATAACTCACCAAATAAAAGTATAGATATTATTATTACAAACCAATGCAAATTGAGGGCATTACTTTGAATTTTTGGATGTAAGAACCACATTTCCAACTGATTGGCAGCGGTTAAAATTATTATACCTATTATTAAACCGATTAGCCCGTTTTCTGTGAAAGCTAACATCAATAAAGGAACTGCCGAAATAACTACTCCTAAATACGGTATAAAATCGGTGATCCAAGCTAGGATGCCTAAAAAGAACGCACTCGGTATACGAAAGATGAAAGACGTTAACCCAATGAAAGTTCCTACCATTATAGCTGTCAAAAATTGGCCATGTACAAATCTTTCAAATTGTGAGTAAGTATCTTTTATAAACTTCAAACCTTTTTCTCTGTCATTTACGGGGTAAAGTTTCCATAAATTATTCTTCGTTATTGTTTTTAAAGAACCTATTGCCGTAGTTGTTACCACCAAAACAATAGCCGAAGTTATCAAATTTGGAATAGATGATAAAAGCTGGTTCATCAAACCTAAAGCAAAATCAGAAAGATTTTTGTTCAAATCGTTGATAAATGTTACCAACCATTCAGGTAGTTGAGCCAGTGCTTCTTCTTGAGGGATCGTTAAAGAAGAAAGCATAGAAAATAGTTGCCTGCCTTCATTAATAACAACAGGGAAAAATGTGATAGCTGCGTATAAGACTAACCCTAAGACAAGTATGTGAGATAAAACGGCAGATAATTTAGAATTCATAACCTTTGAAAATAAATTTTGTGGCGCTTCTATAAGCATAGACAAAAAGACACCCAAAATCAACGCTGCAATAATAAAAGGAGAAAAATGAGCCAATAACAGAAATAAAACTAGATATATTAGTGACAACCAACCACCTTGTGACAACAATATTTTCACCATCCATTTATAGAAATTAATAAGCACATTACGATATATAATTTTTTCTTTTCTTCAGATAAATATCTCTGATTGCATCTAACTCATTTAAATATTCAGGATCTTTAAAATTAGCGTAAGTGTATTTGAGAGGTTCCCATTGCCCAAAATTGTACATTAAGGTAATTTCAGCATATATACCTTTGCCAATATAAATCCTATTGCCCCAGTGTTTTGTGCTCGCTAAAACAAATTGAGTGTGGTGAAGATAGCCGATGTCTATATTTACTTTTCTTTTACCATCAACCGAAAAGTTATTCTCAATCTCATTCGTTATCAATTTCGCGTCCGGCAAAAAACCGGGAGAACTTAGATATTTAAAACTCACCAACCTTGATTCAATTCGTATATTTTTACCCATTTCTTCATTATAATAATTGGTAAATCGCTGAAAATCCAATAAAGACGAAATATAGTCGATAGGTCCAAAATGTTTTTCGAGCAACTCTTTCAAACTCATTTTATAAAGCCATAAATCAGAATCTCCAGCAGTAAATATATGCGCCAAATAATTTACAAGATTTGGTGCTTTAGTCATTCCCATATGACAAGCTCACCTCAAAATCCTCTAGTTTTACAGTATATTTAACAAGTGGTGTTTCAATAATAGTTTCACCTTGATTACCATGAATCTCTAAATTTTCTCCAAAAGCCAGTTGGATTTGAATATCTTGGCTTGGCGGAATCACAGTTTCGTTTACATATATTTCAGAAGTTCCTCTATTGATAATATTTAGTGTGTATATATTTCTTCGCAGTATACTGTTGTAAAACCTTAAATCTTGAATTAGAAAATACAGAAAAATTAAGTTAACGATCAAGAACGCTACCATCAAAAATTGAAATATTCTAAGTTTGTTATGTGTTGTATCTTTCGTTTTTAGCTTAACTTCTTCTTTTAACTCTTCATCTTCAAAAATTACATTTATCTCTTCACCTAACATAGAACTCAATCTTTTCGCTATATCTATCAAAGAAACATTGGAGAAGTAATCGAATTCTCCATTCATAAGATTTTCTAAGGTGGATACAGGTATTTTTAAATTATCTGCTATTTGTTTTTTAGTGTAATCTGATTTCTCAATTAAAGATCTAAGGTCTTTGTCAAAATGTGCTTTTATCGTTTTTTACCTCCTCAAACTAGCTTTTTAAAT is part of the Petrotoga miotherma DSM 10691 genome and encodes:
- a CDS encoding AI-2E family transporter is translated as MLSQGGWLSLIYLVLFLLLAHFSPFIIAALILGVFLSMLIEAPQNLFSKVMNSKLSAVLSHILVLGLVLYAAITFFPVVINEGRQLFSMLSSLTIPQEEALAQLPEWLVTFINDLNKNLSDFALGLMNQLLSSIPNLITSAIVLVVTTTAIGSLKTITKNNLWKLYPVNDREKGLKFIKDTYSQFERFVHGQFLTAIMVGTFIGLTSFIFRIPSAFFLGILAWITDFIPYLGVVISAVPLLMLAFTENGLIGLIIGIIILTAANQLEMWFLHPKIQSNALNLHWFVIIISILLFGELFSFLGILIALPIVVYLRNFWEYFVLKIK
- a CDS encoding DUF4416 family protein; this translates as MGMTKAPNLVNYLAHIFTAGDSDLWLYKMSLKELLEKHFGPIDYISSLLDFQRFTNYYNEEMGKNIRIESRLVSFKYLSSPGFLPDAKLITNEIENNFSVDGKRKVNIDIGYLHHTQFVLASTKHWGNRIYIGKGIYAEITLMYNFGQWEPLKYTYANFKDPEYLNELDAIRDIYLKKRKNYIS